In Cicer arietinum cultivar CDC Frontier isolate Library 1 chromosome 7, Cicar.CDCFrontier_v2.0, whole genome shotgun sequence, a single window of DNA contains:
- the LOC101507334 gene encoding calcium-transporting ATPase 2, plasma membrane-type-like, producing the protein MESYLNENFGGVKSKNSTEEALGKWRKLCGVVKNPKRRFRFTANISKRYEAAEMRRTNQEKLRVAVLVSKAAFQFIQGVQPSDYVVPEDVKAAGFQICADELGSIVEGHDVKKLKFHGGVSGIAEKLSTSTTKGLSGDSESRQRRQELFGINKFAESEIRSFWIYVYEALQDMTLMILGVCAFVSLIVGVLTEGWPKGAHDGLGIVASILLVVFVTATSDYRQSLQFKDLDKEKKKISIQVTRNGYRQKMSIYNLLPGDIVHLSIGDQVPADGLFVSGFSVLIDESSLTGESEPIMVTTQNPFLLSGTKVQDGSCTMLVTTVGMRTQWGKLMATLSEGGDDETPLQVKLNGVATIIGKIGLVFAVITFSVLVKGHLGRKIREGRFWRWSGDDAMEMLEFFAIAVTIVVVAVPEGLPLAVTLSLAFAMKKMMNDKALVRHLAACETMGSATTICSDKTGTLTTNRMTVVKTCICMNSKEVNNHDSSLSSELPDSATKLLLQSIFNNTGGEVVVNKKGKREILGTPTESAILEFGLSLGGDPNAEKQACKIVKVEPFNSEKKRMGVVVELPDGSLRAHCKGASEIILAACDKVIGSKGDVVSLDGESINYLNSIINQFASEALRTLCLAYMELESGFSANDLIPSSGYTCIGIVGIKDPVRPGVKESVAVCRSAGIVVRMVTGDNINTAKAIARECGILTDDGIAIEGPDFREKTQEELFELIPKIQVMARSSPLDKHTLVKQLRTTFGEVVAVTGDGTNDAPALHEADIGLAMGIAGTEVAKESADVIILDDNFSTIVTVARWGRSVYINIQKFVQFQLTVNVVALLVNFSSACVTGSAPLTAVQLLWVNMIMDTLGALALATEPPTDDLMKREPVGRKGDFISSVMWRNILGQALYQFVVIWFLQSVGKWIFFLRGPNADIVLNTLIFNTFVFCQVFNEINSREMEEIDVFKGIWDNHVFVAVISATVVFQIIIVEYLGTFANTTPLSLVQWIFCLSIGYMGLPIAIRLKQIPV; encoded by the exons ATGGAGAGTTATTTAAATGAGAATTTTGGAGGGGTAAAGTCGAAGAACTCTACCGAAGAAGCTCTTGGAAAATGGAGGAAACTATGTGGGGTTGTAAAGAACCCCAAAAGACGCTTTCGTTTCACTGCCAACATCTCCAAACGATACGAAGCTGCTGAAATGCGTCGCACCAATCag GAGAAGCTAAGGGTTGCTGTATTGGTTTCGAAAGCCGCATTTCAATTTATACAAG GTGTTCAGCCAAGCGATTATGTTGTACCGGAGGATGTTAAAGCTGCAGGTTTCCAAATCTGTGCTGATGAATTGGGGTCCATTGTTGAAGGCCACGATGTAAAGAAACTCAAGTTTCATGGCGGAGTTAGTGGCATTGCAGAAAAGCTTTCAACATCAACAACTAAGGGACTCAGCGGTGATTCTGAGTCGCGGCAGAGGAGACAAGAGCTTTTTGGTATCAATAAATTTGCCGAAAGTGAAATTCGAAGTTTCTGGATTTATGTTTATGAAGCTCTTCAAGACATGACCCTCATGATCCTTGGAGTGTGTGCTTTTGTGTCTCTGATAGTAGGCGTCTTAACGGAAGGATGGCCGAAAGGAGCTCATGATGGTCTTGGAATAGTTGCAAGTATCTTACTTGTTGTCTTTGTGACAGCAACAAGTGATTATCGACAGTCATTACAGTTTAAGGATTTAGACAAGGAGAAGAAAAAGATTTCAATTCAAGTTACAAGAAATGGTTACAGGCAGAAAATGTCGATATATAATTTACTTCCTGGTGATATTGTCCATCTTTCCATTGGAGACCAAGTCCCTGCAGATGGCCTATTTGTGTCGGGATTTTCGGTGTTGATTGATGAGTCAAGTTTAACTGGTGAGAGTGAGCCAATAATGGTGACTACCCAAAATCCCTTTCTTCTATCTGGAACAAAAGTTCAAGATGGATCATGCACTATGTTGGTTACCACTGTTGGGATGAGGACTCAATGGGGTAAATTGATGGCAACTCTTAGTGAAGGTGGAGATGATGAAACACCATTGCAGGTGAAACTTAATGGAGTGGCAACCATTATTGGAAAAATAGGATTAGTCTTTGCAGTGATTACCTTTTCAGTTTTGGTTAAAGGACACTTGGGCCGCAAAATCCGAGAAGGAAGATTCTGGAGGTGGTCCGGGGATGATGCAATGGAGATGTTGGAATTCTTTGCTATTGCAGTTacaattgttgttgttgctgtaCCGGAAGGGTTACCGTTAGCTGTGACATTGAGCCTTGCATttgcaatgaagaagatgatgaatgaCAAAGCCTTGGTTAGGCATTTAGCAGCTTGTGAAACTATGGGATCAGCCACAACTATATGTAGTGACAAGACCGGTACACTAACAACCAACCGCATGACCGTTGTGAAAACATGCATTTGTATGAATAGCAAAGAAGTGAACAATCACGATTCTAGTTTGTCATCCGAACTACCAGATTCTGCTACGAAACTGTTACTACAGTCGATATTTAACAACACTGGAGGAGAGGTTGTGGTTAACAAAAAAGGTAAACGCGAGATATTGGGAACACCAACAGAATCAGCAATTTTAGAGTTTGGTTTGTCGCTAGGTGGTGATCCTAATGCTGAGAAACAAGCTTGCAAAATTGTTAAGGTTGAGCCATTCAACTCTGAGAAGAAAAGAATGGGAGTAGTTGTGGAGCTACCTGATGGAAGTTTAAGAGCTCATTGCAAAGGTGCTTCTGAAATAATTCTTGCTGCTTGTGACAAGGTTATTGGCTCGAAAGGCGATGTTGTTTCTCTTGATGGAGAATCAATTAATTATCTTAACAGTATTATTAACCAGTTTGCTAGTGAGGCACTTAGAACTCTTTGCCTTGCCTATATGGAATTGGAAAGCGGATTCTCTGCCAATGATTTGATTCCTTCTTCCGGGTATACTTGTATAGGAATTGTTGGTATCAAAGATCCTGTTCGTCCTGGTGTTAAGGAGTCTGTTGCAGTGTGTCGTTCGGCTGGAATCGTGGTGAGAATGGTTACAGGAGACAATATTAATACTGCAAAGGCTATAGCTAGGGAATGTGGAATTTTAACAGATGATGGCATAGCCATTGAAGGTCCAGACTTCAGAGAGAAGACTCAGGAGGAACTGTTTGAACTGATTCCCAAAATTCAG gttATGGCTAGATCATCACCTCTAGACAAACATACATTGGTGAAACAGCTGCGTACAACGTTCGGGGAAGTTGTAGCTGTAACTGGTGATGGAACAAATGATGCTCCAGCCCTTCATGAAGCTGACATTGGACTTGCAATGGGAATTGCTGGAACTGAG GTTGCTAAAGAAAGTGCAGATGTCATAATTCTGGATGATAATTTCTCCACAATAGTGACGGTGGCCAGATGGGGACGTTCGGTTTACATCAATATCCAGAAATTTGTACAGTTCCAGCTGACTGTAAATGTGGTTGCATTACTAGTGAACTTCTCATCCGCCTGTGTGACAG GCAGTGCACCACTCACAGCTGTTCAACTTTTGTGGGTGAACATGATAATGGACACTCTTGGAGCACTTGCACTTGCAACCGAACCTCCAACCGATGATTTGATGAAGCGTGAACCGGTTGGAAGGAAAGGTGATTTCATCAGCAGTGTCATGTGGAGGAATATCTTAGGACAAGCATTGTATCAGTTTGTGGTTATATGGTTTCTTCAGTCAGTAGGAAAATGGATCTTTTTTCTCAGAGGTCCAAATGCTGATATAGTCTTAAACACACTCATTTTCAACACATTTGTCTTCTGTCAG GTTTTCAATGAGATAAACTCACGTGAGATGGAGGAAATAGATGTTTTTAAGGGCATATGGGACAATCATGTGTTTGTGGCTGTCATCAGTGCAACTGTAGTTTTCCAAATCATAATAGTTGAGTACTTGGGAACATTTGCAAACACAACACCTCTATCTCTGGTACAATGGATCTTTTGCTTATCAATTGGATATATGGGCTTGCCAATTGCAATTCGCTTAAAGCAGATACCCGTCTAA
- the LOC101507009 gene encoding cyclin-D1-1-like, translating into MDLEDTSFLLCDEDHNFLMDNINDNSLNQQHLNSNVENIEYLFTRETEFHSFNYCSKSTTCHVHFNHTRINAIDTIFKTREKLGFKLSTAYLSVTYFDQFLVKQSIHEDRPIQEFYVACMSLAAKMMEERDLQLLFKYTTETDEEQGFADKKSIWEMEVEVLSSLEWELTTVTPFDFLHYFVYLFCPESLPDPLISQAVQHIVDILKDVNLMDHRPSAIALAAILTVAFDGTLTREIIDLQIAEISQQLNLDIEGVFSCYCLMQEKSTEKGKLNTPATTLTAQWSYTSVLDHSSVTSSKAKRKLCYDNKENCPRKISHRR; encoded by the exons ATGGACTTAGAAGACACATCTTTCCTTTTGTGTGATGAAGACCACAACTTCCTCATGGACAACATCAATGACAATTCATTGAACCAACAACATCTAAATTCCAATGTTGAAAACATTGAGTATTTGTTTACACGTGAAACAGAGTTCCATTCCTTCAATTATTGCTCCAAATCCACCACATGCCATGTCCACTTCAACCACACACGTATTAATGCCATTGACACCATTTTCAAA ACACGTGAAAAACTTGGATTCAAGCTCTCTACAGCTTATTTGTCAGTGACATACTTCGATCAGTTTCTTGTGAAGCAATCCATCCAT GAAGACAGACCTATTCAAGAATTCTACGTGGCGTGCATGTCTCTCGCAGCGAAAATGATGGAAGAACGTGATCTGCAGCTTCTATTCAAATACACAACAGAAACAGACGAAGAGCAAGGTTTTGCTGATAAGAAATCTATTTGGGAGATGGAGGTAGAGGTTTTAAGTTCATTGGAATGGGAATTGACAACTGTGACTCCTTTTGATTTTCTGCATTACTTTGTTTACTTGTTCTGCCCTGAATCCCTGCCAGATCCATTAATCTCACAAGCTGTCCAACATATTGTGGACATCCTGAAAG ATGTAAATTTGATGGATCATAGGCCATCCGCTATTGCCTTGGCTGCCATATTGACGGTGGCTTTTGATGGTACATTAACAAGAGAGATCATAGATCTGCAGATAGCTGAAATCTCACAGCAGCTAAATTTAGATATT GAAGGCGTTTTTTCCTGTTACTGTCTAATGCAGGAAAAAAGTACAGAGAAGGGAAAGTTAAACACCCCTGCCACAACTTTGACTGCCCAATGGAGCTACACATCTGTTCTTGACCATTCCTCTGTTACTTCTTCAAAAGCTAAAAGAAAACTTTGTTATGACAACAAAGAAAATTGCCCTAGGAAAATATCACATCGGCGTTAG
- the LOC101507641 gene encoding formin-like protein 6, with translation MKAYHHIHLNLSFFLFISLFSLTTLTPLPTIQFHTPNRRLLHQPLFPVSSAPPPLFSPPPPDITTPPSPDIPFFNELPTGPPPPEVNNQNLPSPSTFNATIANPTATKPTKPAKKVAIAVSVAFSIFVMFSAVAFFLYKHRTKYPSESEKRKLVGENSPRVLEDSTRTLPPSSFLYIGTVVESNGTSVPVGESDRNHSPYHIQKLNPIDNRYRPSPELHPLPPLTKSIVEPNSPPAASSSSSSDNEESRETAFHSPPASSISHEDSYYTPVSRQSYLTNGSPAAPVAVTPVVPYSKRTSPKSRFSASSPDMKHVMIPSIKHVENESTLGPSRRPKFSSPPPAPNLTHLHSNDSRDSLKLPPPVPPPPPPPPKNGWSPAVSVSVSPSTASRKYQRSQSPTIQGKDYASGNSASVKKGLEEEDDEMDEGNGKPKLKALHWDKVRATSDRATVWDQLKSSSFQLNEDMMESLFGCNSMNSVPKPKETNVTRKSVFQTVEQENRVLDPKKSQNIAILLRALNVTRDEVSEALLDGNPEGLGAELFETLVKMAPTKEEEIKLKNYDGDLSKLGPAERFLKAVLDIPLAFKRVEAMLYRANFETEVNYLKKSFQTLEAASEELKSSRLFLKLLEAVLRTGNRMNVGTNRGDAKSFKLDTLLKLVDIKGTDGKTTLLHFVVQEIIRSEGTGSQSANEDVQNQTNSQFNEDEFRKKGLQVVAGLSRDFGNVKKAAGMDSDVLSGYVVKLEMGLDKVRLVLQYVKPDMQGNFFNSTEIFLKDAQEKIIGIKADEIRALFLVREVTEYFHGDTAKEEAHPFRIFMIVRDFLNVLDQVCKEVGRMQDRTMIGSSRSFRIAASASLPVLNRYHHARQDTSSDEESLSP, from the exons aTGAAAGCTTATCAtcatattcatttaaatttgagTTTCTTTTTATTCATATCATTATTCTCCCTAACAACACTAACCCCACTCCCCACGATTCAGTTTCATACCCCCAACAGAAGGCTCCTACACCAACCGTTATTTCCGGTCAGTTCTGCTCCGCCACCATTGTTCTCTCCGCCGCCTCCAGATATCACCACCCCTCCCTCTCCCGACATTCCATTTTTCAATGAGCTCCCAACAGGACCGCCGCCTCCGGAGGTTAACAACCAGAATCTACCGTCTCCGTCAACTTTCAACGCCACAATTGCAAATCCAACGGCTACGAAGCCTACAAAACCTGCTAAGAAGGTTGCAATTGCGGTTTCTGTGGCATTTTCGATATTTGTGATGTTTTCCGCAGTCGCATTCTTCTTGTACAAGCACAGAACGAAATATCCCTCGGAATCAGAGAAACGGAAGCTTGTTGGTGAGAATTCTCCTAGAGTTCTAGAAGATTCCACGAGGACTCTACCACCTTCAAGTTTCCTCTACATTGGAACTGTGGTGGAGTCCAACGGAACGTCGGTGCCGGTAGGTGAGAGTGACCGTAACCACTCACCTTATCACATTCAGAAACTCAATCCTATCGATAATCGTTACCGGCCAAGTCCTGAGTTGCATCCATTACCGCCGCTTACTAAGTCTATAGTCGAACCTAACTCGCCACCGGCGGCTTCTTCTTCGTCGTCGTCGGACAACGAGGAAAGTCGCGAGACAGCGTTTCACTCTCCACCGGCATCTTCAATAAGCCATGAAGACAGTTATTACACGCCGGTTTCGCGTCAGAGTTATCTTACAAACGGAAGCCCCGCCGCGCCGGTTGCTGTTACTCCGGTGGTTCCTTATTCAAAGAGAACTTCGCCGAAATCTCGATTTTCTGCTTCTTCGCCGGATATGAAACACGTGATGATACCTTCGATAAAGCACGTGGAGAATGAATCGACGTTAGGTCCTTCTAGAAGGCCAAAATTCTCATCGCCTCCACCAGCGCCGAATTTGACGCATCTTCATTCAAACGACTCTCGGGATTCACTTAAACTTCCTCCTCCTGTTCCACCGCCGCCACCTCCTCCGCCAAAAAATGGTTGGTCTCCTGCAGTTAGTGTATCTGTATCCCCTTCCACTGCTTCCAGAAAATATCAACGGTCTCAATCTCCAACAATTCAGGGAAAGGATTATGCATCTGGTAACAGTGCGAGTGTGAAGAAAGgtttagaggaagaagatgatgaaatgGATGAAGGAAATGGAAAACCTAAGTTGAAAGCTTTGCATTGGGATAAAGTGCGTGCTACCTCAGATCGTGCTACTGTGTGGGACCAATTAAAATCAAGCTCCTTTCa GTTAAATGAGGACATGATGGAGTCCCTGTTTGGTTGTAATTCAATGAATTCTGTCCCTAAACCTAAAGAGACAAATGTTACCAGGAAATCAGTTTTTCAGACAGTTGAACAAGAGAATAGGGTGTTAGACCCTAAGAAATCCCAAAACATAGCTATACTACTCAGGGCATTGAACGTCACAAGAGATGAGGTGTCTGAAGCTCTTTTAGATG GGAACCCTGAAGGTTTGGGTGCTGAGTTATTTGAAACTCTAGTGAAGATGGCTCCAACAAAAGAGGAGgagataaaactaaaaaattatgatgGTGACCTTTCAAAACTTGGACCTGCAGAAAGATTTCTTAAAGCAGTACTTGATATCCCTTTAGCTTTTAAAAGAGTTGAAGCCATGCTGTACAGAGCTAATTTTGAAACAGAAGTTAACTACCTTAAGAAATCCTTTCAAACCCTAGAG GCAGCAAGTGAGGAATTGAAGAGCAGTCGGTTATTCCTCAAACTCCTAGAAGCTGTTCTCAGGACAGGAAACAGAATGAATGTTGGCACCAATCGCGGCGATGCCAAATCTTTCAAACTCGACACACTCCTGAAACTTGTAGATATAAAAGGAACAGATGGAAAGACCACACTGCTCCATTTTGTTGTTCAAGAGATTATTAGGTCTGAAGGTACAGGTAGTCAATCTGCAAATGAGGATGTTCAAAACCAAACGAATTCCCAGTTCAATGAGGATGAATTCAGAAAGAAAGGATTACAGGTTGTGGCTGGACTGAGTAGAGACTTTGGTAATGTAAAAAAGGCGGCAGGAATGGACTCAGATGTCCTAAGTGGCTACGTCGTAAAGCTTGAAATGGGTCTTGATAAAGTGAGATTGGTTTTGCAATATGTAAAACCAGATATGCAAGGAAACTTCTTTAACTCAACAGAGATATTTCTAAAAGATGCCCAAGAGAAAATTATAGGGATCAAGGCTGATGAAATAAGGGCCTTGTTCCTTGTGAGAGAAGTTACAGAATACTTTCATGGGGATACAGCAAAAGAAGAAGCTCACCCTTTCAGAATTTTCATGATTGTAAGAGATTTCCTAAATGTTTTAGATCAAGTCTGCAAAGAAGTGGGAAGAATGCAGGATAGAACCATGATCGGTTCATCGAGATCCTTCAGGATAGCTGCGAGTGCATCATTACCTGTTCTCAACAGGTACCACCATGCAAGACAAGATACAAGTTCAGATGAGGAAAGCTTATCACCCTAA